A window of Balearica regulorum gibbericeps isolate bBalReg1 chromosome Z, bBalReg1.pri, whole genome shotgun sequence contains these coding sequences:
- the DHX29 gene encoding ATP-dependent RNA helicase DHX29 isoform X1: MGGRNKKQRSGSAAHTASAATAAARARAAAEAGAAAAAAAVAEAGSRAVPRPSPASKEPRVKQGPKTYSFSSTPDSSAAANLDKSILKVMINGNLEKRIIDVINDHKKQNDDKGMISRRLTAKKLQDVYMALQRFSFKTEHIEEAMKNTLLYGGDLHSALDWLCLNLPDDALPEGFSQQFEEQQQKPRAKFCSPVSQREPAPHLVDNKKKENGPETKERNVGKEKDVSMKEWILRYAEQQSDEEKNESVKETDEEKFDPNERYVHLAAKLSEAKEQASISKQDKDKQGQKVAQEKIRRIQQEMAVLEEHPVFNPTVKISNQQQNEKKKTPSPQPQETTLNLSLLEKPDGAAKEDKVKKKEPLDVRNFDYSARSWTGKSPKQFLIDWCRKNFPKSPNPAFEKVPVGKYWKCRVRITKSSDDVMAMCPTIVTEDSMQAQHLAATLALYHLTKGQSVHQLLPPTYRDVWLEWRDIEKKKEEENKIETNKPRDNFIARLLNKLKQQQQLQSENQPKASEGPEDSWENLVSDEDFSSLSLETSDTDNLEPSRLLFKKLQSSSRYQRLLKERQELPVFKHRYSIVETLKKHRVVVVAGETGSGKSTQVPHFLLEDLLLDEGSNKCNIVCTQPRRISAVSLATRVCEELGCESGPGGKNSLCGYQIRMESRTGEATRLLYCTTGVLLRKLQEDGLLSSISHVIVDEVHERSVQSDFLLVILKEILHKRSDLHLILMSATVDSEKFSSYFSHCPILRISGRSYPVEIFHVEDVIEATGYVLEKDSEYCQKFLEEEEEVTINVTSKGGGLTKYQEYVPIQSGSGIDLAPYYAKYSSRTQQAILYMNPYKINLELILELLAYLDRSPQFKNIEGAVLIFLPGLAHIQQLYDLISTDRRFNLRDRHRLIALHSVLSTQDQAAAFTIPPLGIRKIVLATNIAETGITIPDVVFVIDTGRTKENRYHESSQMSSLEETFVSKASALQRQGRAGRVRDGFCFRMYTRDRFESFMEYSVPEILRVPLEELCLHIMKCNLGSPEDFLSRALDPPQQQVIGNAMNLLRKIGACLLNEPKLTPLGQHLAALPVNVKIGKMLIFGAIFGCLDSVATLAAVMTEKSPFTTPIGRKDEADLAKSSLAMAVSDHITIYNAYLGWKRARQEGGYRAEMTYCRRNFLNRTSLLTLEDVKQELVRVVRAAGFTAPAMQCGWDGNGATQSLSLHEIALLKAVLTAGLYDNVGKIIYTKSVDITEKLACMVETAQGKAQVHPSSVNRDLQTYGWLLYQEKVRYTKVYLRETTLISPFPILLFGGDIEVQHRERLLTVDGWIHFQAPVKIAVIFKQLRVLIESVLKKKLENPKMSLEDDKVLHIIKELIKTENGN; the protein is encoded by the exons ATGGGTGGCCGCAACAAGAAGCAGCGGTCGGGCAGCGCGGCCCATACCGCCTCTGCCGCCACCGCCGCTGCCCGGGCTCGAGCTGCTGCCGAGGCtggcgctgccgccgccgctgctgctgttGCGGAGGCTGGCAGCCGAGCGGTACCGCGGCCGTCGCCCGCCTCCAAGGAGCCGCGTGTCAAGCAAG GTCCAAAAACTTACAGTTTTAGTTCAACACCAGAttccagtgctgctgcaaaTCTAGATAAATCTATTCTTAAG GTAATGATAAATGGTAATTTGGAGAAAAGGATTATTGATGTAATCAATGAccataaaaaacaaaatgatgaCAAAGGAATGATTTCAAGAAGACTTACTGCTAAGAAACTACAG GATGTGTACATGGCTTTACAAAGATTCTCTTTTAAGACTGAGCACATTGAAGAAGCAATGAAGAATACACTTTTATATGGTGGTGATCTTCACTCTGCTCTTGATTGGCTTTGTTTAAACCTTCCTGATG atgcCTTGCCTGAAGGTTTTAGCCAGCAGTTTGAAGAACAGCAACAGAAACCTAGAGCAAAATTCTGTTCTCCTGTGTCACAACGTGAACCTGCACCTCACTTGGTagataacaaaaagaaagaaaatggccCTGAAACTAAG GAGAGAAatgtggggaaggagaaagacgTGAGTATGAAAGAATGGATTTTGCGATATGCTGAGCAACAGAGCGATGAAGAGAAGAATGAGTCTGTGAAAGagacagatgaagaaaagtTTGACCCA AATGAGAGGTATGTACATCTGGCTGCCAAGctttcagaagcaaaagaacAAGCAAGCATCTCCAAGCAAGACAAAGACAAGCAAGGCCAGAAGGtagcacaggagaaaataagaagaatTCAGCAAG AAATGGCAGTACTTGAAGAACATCCAGTATTTAATCCGACTGTGAAGATTtcaaaccaacaacaaaatgaaaagaaaaaaactccctCACCTCAACCTCAAGAAACCACTTTGAATTTGAGCTTGCTTGAAAAACCCGATGGTGCTGCAAAGGAAGACAAAG tgaaaaagaaagaaccacTAGATGTAAGAAACTTCGATTATAGTGCTCGAAGCTGGACTGGTAAATctccaaaacaatttttgaTTGACTGGTGCAGGAAGAATTTTCCCAAGAGCCCAAATCCTGCTTTTGAAAAGGTTCCAGTTGGAAAATATTGGAAATGTAG GGTCAGGATTACCAAATCATCAGATGATGTAATGGCAATGTGTCCTACAATCGTAACAGAAGATAGTATGCAAGCACAACATCTAGCTGCTACTTTGGCACTCTATCATTTAACCAAAGGACAA TCGGTTCATCAGTTACTGCCTCCTACTTACCGAGATGTCTGGCTAGAATGGAGggatattgaaaagaaaaaggaagaagaaaacaagatagAAACCAACAAACCTCGTGATAACTTTATTGCTAGATTATTAAACAAactcaaacaacaacaacagctACAATCAGAAAACCAGCCAAAAGCATCTGAGGGTCCTGAAGATTCCTGGGAAAACTTAGTTTCTGATGAGGACTTCAGCAGTCTCTCCCTTGAGACCTCAGACACAGATAATTTGGAACCATCAAGGCTTTTGTTCAAAAAGCTGCAAAGTTCCTCCAGATATCAGAGGCTTCTAAAAGAGAGACAGGAGTTACCTGTGTTTAAGCATAGATACTCGATTGTAGAAACTCTTAAAAAACATCGAGTAGTTGTTGTGGCTGGTGAAACAGGCAGTGGGAAGAGTACCCAGGTGCCCCATTTCTTGTTAGAAGACCTGTTGCTAGATGAAGGAtcaaataaatgtaatattGTTTGCACACAACCCCGAAGGATCTCAGCAGTGAGTCTAGCAACCAGGGTTTGTGAAGAGCTAGGCTGCGAATCAGGACCAGGAGGAAAA aattcccTGTGTGGATATCAGATTCGTATGGAATCAAGAACAGGAGAAGCCACCAGACTACTGTACTGTACAACAGGTGTCCTGCTTCGGAAACTTCAAGAAGATGGTCTTCTTTCAAGTATATCTCATGTTATTGTAGATGAG GTACATGAAAGAAGTGTCCAGTCTGACTTCTTGCTAGTTATTCTGAAGGAGATCTTGCATAAGCGTTCGGATCTGCATCTGATTTTAATGAGTGCTACTGTGGACAGTGAGAAGTTTTCCAGCTATTTTTCACACTGTCCCATTTTAAGGATCTCAGGGAGGAGTTACCCTGTTGAG ATTTTCCATGTTGAAGATGTAATTGAAGCAACTGGCTATGTTCTGGAGAAAGACTCAGAATATTGTCAGAAGttcttggaggaggaggaggaagtaaCAATAAACGTTACTAGCAAAGGAGGAGGCCTTACAAAGTATCAG GAGTATGTCCCAATCCAGTCTGGATCTGGTATTGATTTGGCTCCTTACTATGCAAAGTATAGCAGTCGTACACAGCAGGCTATCTTGTATATGAACCCTTACAAGATCAACCTTGAACTTATTTTGGAGTTGCTTGCATACTTAG ACAGAAGTCCCCAGTTCAAGAACATTGAGGGTGCTGTGCTGATCTTTCTACCAGGGCTTGCCCATATCCAACAGCTGTATGATCTCATTTCAACTGACAGAAGATTTAACTTGCGTGACAG GCACAGGTTGATAGCTTTGCATTCTGTTCTTTCAACTCAAGATCAAGCAGCGGCATTTACAATACCTCCGCTTGGCATTAGAAAG ATTGTTTTGGCAACCAATATAGCAGAGACGGGTATTACAATACCAGATGTTGTCTTTGTAATTGATACTgggagaacaaaagaaaatag GTATCACGAAAGTAGTCAGATGAGCTCCCTGGAGGAGACCTTTGTTAGTAAAGCTAGTGCTCTGCAGCGACAAGGAAGAGCTGGGCGTGTTAGGGATGGATTCTGCTTCCGAATGTACACAAGAGACAG GTTTGAAAGTTTCATGGAATATTCTGTTCCAGAAATATTGCGTGTGCCTTTGGAGGAATTATGCCTTCATATTATG AAATGCAATCTTGGCTCTCCTGAAGATTTCCTTTCCAGAGCATTAGACCCACCACAGCAGCAAGTAATTGGTAATGCGATGAACCTCTTGAGGAAGATTGGGGCTTGTCTGTTAAATGAGCCCAAGCTGACTCCATTGGGCCAGCACCTTGCAGCCCTTCCTGTCAATGTAAAGATTGGCAAAATGCTTATATTTGGTGCTATATTTGGCTGCTTGGATTCTGTg GCAACTCTGGCTGCTGTTATGACAGAAAAATCCCCATTTACTACACCAATTGGTCGAAAAGATGAAGCAGATCTTGCAAAATCATCTCTAGCAATGGCAGTTTCAGACCATATAACAATCTACAATGCTTATCTGGG GTGGAAAAGGGCTCGACAAGAAGGGGGGTATCGTGCTGAAATGACTTACTGCAGAAGAAATTTCCTTAACAGAACTTCACTGTTAACTCTAGAG GATGTGAAGCAGGAACTCGTAAGGGTGGTCAGAGCAGCAGGGTTCACAGCACCTGCAATGCAATGTGGATGGGATGGAAATGGAGCCACACAATCCCTTTCTCTCCATGAAATAGCTCTTCTTAAAGCTGTGTTGACTGCAGGGCTGTATGACAACgtaggaaaaataatatatacaaagTCTGTCGATATTACAGAGAAACTGGCTTGTATGGTAGAAACTGCCCAGGGTAAAGCACAAGTGCATCCCTCTTCTGTAAATAGAGACTTACAGACATATGGCTGGCTCCTTTACCAGGAGAAG GTCAGGTACACTAAGGTGTATTTGAGAGAGACTACTTTAATATCCCCCTTTcccattttgctttttggtgGGGATATAGAAGTCCAGCATCGGGAGCGTCTCCTGACGGTTGATGGCTGGATCCATTTTCAG gCTCCCGTAAAGATAGCGGTAATTTTCAAACAACTGAGAGTTCTCATTGAGTCTGTTTTGAAGAAGAAGCTTGAGAATCCCAAAATGTCACTAGAAG atGACAAGGTCTTACACATTATCAAAGAACTGATAAAAACAGAGAATGGTAACTGA
- the DHX29 gene encoding ATP-dependent RNA helicase DHX29 isoform X2, which translates to MVRITKSSDDVMAMCPTIVTEDSMQAQHLAATLALYHLTKGQSVHQLLPPTYRDVWLEWRDIEKKKEEENKIETNKPRDNFIARLLNKLKQQQQLQSENQPKASEGPEDSWENLVSDEDFSSLSLETSDTDNLEPSRLLFKKLQSSSRYQRLLKERQELPVFKHRYSIVETLKKHRVVVVAGETGSGKSTQVPHFLLEDLLLDEGSNKCNIVCTQPRRISAVSLATRVCEELGCESGPGGKNSLCGYQIRMESRTGEATRLLYCTTGVLLRKLQEDGLLSSISHVIVDEVHERSVQSDFLLVILKEILHKRSDLHLILMSATVDSEKFSSYFSHCPILRISGRSYPVEIFHVEDVIEATGYVLEKDSEYCQKFLEEEEEVTINVTSKGGGLTKYQEYVPIQSGSGIDLAPYYAKYSSRTQQAILYMNPYKINLELILELLAYLDRSPQFKNIEGAVLIFLPGLAHIQQLYDLISTDRRFNLRDRHRLIALHSVLSTQDQAAAFTIPPLGIRKIVLATNIAETGITIPDVVFVIDTGRTKENRYHESSQMSSLEETFVSKASALQRQGRAGRVRDGFCFRMYTRDRFESFMEYSVPEILRVPLEELCLHIMKCNLGSPEDFLSRALDPPQQQVIGNAMNLLRKIGACLLNEPKLTPLGQHLAALPVNVKIGKMLIFGAIFGCLDSVATLAAVMTEKSPFTTPIGRKDEADLAKSSLAMAVSDHITIYNAYLGWKRARQEGGYRAEMTYCRRNFLNRTSLLTLEDVKQELVRVVRAAGFTAPAMQCGWDGNGATQSLSLHEIALLKAVLTAGLYDNVGKIIYTKSVDITEKLACMVETAQGKAQVHPSSVNRDLQTYGWLLYQEKVRYTKVYLRETTLISPFPILLFGGDIEVQHRERLLTVDGWIHFQAPVKIAVIFKQLRVLIESVLKKKLENPKMSLEDDKVLHIIKELIKTENGN; encoded by the exons AT GGTCAGGATTACCAAATCATCAGATGATGTAATGGCAATGTGTCCTACAATCGTAACAGAAGATAGTATGCAAGCACAACATCTAGCTGCTACTTTGGCACTCTATCATTTAACCAAAGGACAA TCGGTTCATCAGTTACTGCCTCCTACTTACCGAGATGTCTGGCTAGAATGGAGggatattgaaaagaaaaaggaagaagaaaacaagatagAAACCAACAAACCTCGTGATAACTTTATTGCTAGATTATTAAACAAactcaaacaacaacaacagctACAATCAGAAAACCAGCCAAAAGCATCTGAGGGTCCTGAAGATTCCTGGGAAAACTTAGTTTCTGATGAGGACTTCAGCAGTCTCTCCCTTGAGACCTCAGACACAGATAATTTGGAACCATCAAGGCTTTTGTTCAAAAAGCTGCAAAGTTCCTCCAGATATCAGAGGCTTCTAAAAGAGAGACAGGAGTTACCTGTGTTTAAGCATAGATACTCGATTGTAGAAACTCTTAAAAAACATCGAGTAGTTGTTGTGGCTGGTGAAACAGGCAGTGGGAAGAGTACCCAGGTGCCCCATTTCTTGTTAGAAGACCTGTTGCTAGATGAAGGAtcaaataaatgtaatattGTTTGCACACAACCCCGAAGGATCTCAGCAGTGAGTCTAGCAACCAGGGTTTGTGAAGAGCTAGGCTGCGAATCAGGACCAGGAGGAAAA aattcccTGTGTGGATATCAGATTCGTATGGAATCAAGAACAGGAGAAGCCACCAGACTACTGTACTGTACAACAGGTGTCCTGCTTCGGAAACTTCAAGAAGATGGTCTTCTTTCAAGTATATCTCATGTTATTGTAGATGAG GTACATGAAAGAAGTGTCCAGTCTGACTTCTTGCTAGTTATTCTGAAGGAGATCTTGCATAAGCGTTCGGATCTGCATCTGATTTTAATGAGTGCTACTGTGGACAGTGAGAAGTTTTCCAGCTATTTTTCACACTGTCCCATTTTAAGGATCTCAGGGAGGAGTTACCCTGTTGAG ATTTTCCATGTTGAAGATGTAATTGAAGCAACTGGCTATGTTCTGGAGAAAGACTCAGAATATTGTCAGAAGttcttggaggaggaggaggaagtaaCAATAAACGTTACTAGCAAAGGAGGAGGCCTTACAAAGTATCAG GAGTATGTCCCAATCCAGTCTGGATCTGGTATTGATTTGGCTCCTTACTATGCAAAGTATAGCAGTCGTACACAGCAGGCTATCTTGTATATGAACCCTTACAAGATCAACCTTGAACTTATTTTGGAGTTGCTTGCATACTTAG ACAGAAGTCCCCAGTTCAAGAACATTGAGGGTGCTGTGCTGATCTTTCTACCAGGGCTTGCCCATATCCAACAGCTGTATGATCTCATTTCAACTGACAGAAGATTTAACTTGCGTGACAG GCACAGGTTGATAGCTTTGCATTCTGTTCTTTCAACTCAAGATCAAGCAGCGGCATTTACAATACCTCCGCTTGGCATTAGAAAG ATTGTTTTGGCAACCAATATAGCAGAGACGGGTATTACAATACCAGATGTTGTCTTTGTAATTGATACTgggagaacaaaagaaaatag GTATCACGAAAGTAGTCAGATGAGCTCCCTGGAGGAGACCTTTGTTAGTAAAGCTAGTGCTCTGCAGCGACAAGGAAGAGCTGGGCGTGTTAGGGATGGATTCTGCTTCCGAATGTACACAAGAGACAG GTTTGAAAGTTTCATGGAATATTCTGTTCCAGAAATATTGCGTGTGCCTTTGGAGGAATTATGCCTTCATATTATG AAATGCAATCTTGGCTCTCCTGAAGATTTCCTTTCCAGAGCATTAGACCCACCACAGCAGCAAGTAATTGGTAATGCGATGAACCTCTTGAGGAAGATTGGGGCTTGTCTGTTAAATGAGCCCAAGCTGACTCCATTGGGCCAGCACCTTGCAGCCCTTCCTGTCAATGTAAAGATTGGCAAAATGCTTATATTTGGTGCTATATTTGGCTGCTTGGATTCTGTg GCAACTCTGGCTGCTGTTATGACAGAAAAATCCCCATTTACTACACCAATTGGTCGAAAAGATGAAGCAGATCTTGCAAAATCATCTCTAGCAATGGCAGTTTCAGACCATATAACAATCTACAATGCTTATCTGGG GTGGAAAAGGGCTCGACAAGAAGGGGGGTATCGTGCTGAAATGACTTACTGCAGAAGAAATTTCCTTAACAGAACTTCACTGTTAACTCTAGAG GATGTGAAGCAGGAACTCGTAAGGGTGGTCAGAGCAGCAGGGTTCACAGCACCTGCAATGCAATGTGGATGGGATGGAAATGGAGCCACACAATCCCTTTCTCTCCATGAAATAGCTCTTCTTAAAGCTGTGTTGACTGCAGGGCTGTATGACAACgtaggaaaaataatatatacaaagTCTGTCGATATTACAGAGAAACTGGCTTGTATGGTAGAAACTGCCCAGGGTAAAGCACAAGTGCATCCCTCTTCTGTAAATAGAGACTTACAGACATATGGCTGGCTCCTTTACCAGGAGAAG GTCAGGTACACTAAGGTGTATTTGAGAGAGACTACTTTAATATCCCCCTTTcccattttgctttttggtgGGGATATAGAAGTCCAGCATCGGGAGCGTCTCCTGACGGTTGATGGCTGGATCCATTTTCAG gCTCCCGTAAAGATAGCGGTAATTTTCAAACAACTGAGAGTTCTCATTGAGTCTGTTTTGAAGAAGAAGCTTGAGAATCCCAAAATGTCACTAGAAG atGACAAGGTCTTACACATTATCAAAGAACTGATAAAAACAGAGAATGGTAACTGA